One part of the Tunicatimonas pelagia genome encodes these proteins:
- a CDS encoding D-alanine--D-alanine ligase, giving the protein MKKNIAVVAGGSSSEYVISLKSAGLIMDCIDTTRFNPYLVVIEKDQWYVKQADKTIPVNRADFSWEQQGNTIHFDGVYNIIHGTPGEDGKIQGYFDLLSIPYTGCNVLTSSITFNKSICKQLVRSHGITTPQSVVLRQHLPYTLDALVKDLHFPCFVKPNNGGSSFGASKVDQSEDLATAIDKAFEHDHEVLIEEYIQGRELTCGVYWTGEMARALPITEIVTNNAFFDFQAKYEGASEEITPARIDEETTERCQRLTERIYTLLGCRGLARLDYIVRDGELYFIEANTTPGCSPESIIPQQIRAADLDIKKIINDQLIS; this is encoded by the coding sequence ATGAAGAAAAACATTGCCGTAGTAGCCGGAGGTAGTTCTAGCGAATATGTTATCTCCCTGAAAAGTGCCGGACTGATTATGGACTGCATTGACACCACCCGGTTTAACCCGTATTTGGTAGTTATAGAGAAAGATCAGTGGTACGTGAAACAGGCGGACAAAACCATTCCGGTTAATCGAGCAGATTTTTCTTGGGAACAGCAAGGGAATACTATTCATTTTGATGGAGTGTACAATATCATCCACGGTACTCCGGGAGAGGATGGCAAAATACAGGGCTACTTTGATTTGCTTAGCATTCCGTACACGGGCTGCAATGTGCTTACCAGTTCTATCACGTTTAATAAAAGTATTTGTAAGCAATTGGTGCGGAGCCACGGCATCACCACACCTCAGTCTGTGGTACTAAGGCAACACCTGCCCTACACGCTTGATGCGTTAGTAAAAGATTTGCACTTCCCTTGTTTTGTAAAGCCGAATAATGGTGGCTCCAGCTTTGGGGCTAGCAAAGTGGATCAGTCCGAAGATTTAGCTACTGCTATTGATAAAGCCTTTGAGCACGACCACGAAGTACTCATCGAAGAATACATACAAGGGCGAGAACTCACCTGTGGAGTGTACTGGACAGGTGAAATGGCACGTGCTTTGCCCATTACTGAAATAGTAACTAATAATGCTTTCTTTGATTTTCAGGCAAAGTATGAAGGTGCCTCGGAAGAGATTACTCCAGCTCGGATTGATGAAGAAACTACGGAACGGTGTCAACGGCTTACCGAACGTATTTACACGCTACTGGGCTGCCGAGGGCTAGCTCGGCTAGATTATATTGTACGAGATGGAGAACTATACTTTATTGAGGCGAATACTACGCCGGGTTGCTCGCCCGAAAGTATAATTCCGCAGCAAATCAGGGCTGCCGACTTAGATATTAAAAAAATAATTAACGATCAGTTAATAAGCTGA
- the parS gene encoding type II RES/Xre toxin-antitoxin system antitoxin: MSQIASSSHIEPLSYLKDVLALSAKDLRRVRSTLDLLLLSESGLSIKALYQLQKKLGVSNREMSLLVGISESTLQRRYRAGKRLSELESQTVLQLAELWSRGMEIFESETDLRMWLRSEVPALGGLIPIVLLATPIGRSHVQEVLLRLEWGIYS, from the coding sequence ATGAGCCAAATTGCTTCATCATCACATATAGAGCCACTATCATATTTGAAAGATGTACTAGCACTTTCGGCCAAAGATCTCAGGAGAGTACGTTCCACATTAGACCTCTTGCTACTATCTGAAAGTGGATTATCTATTAAAGCACTTTATCAATTACAAAAAAAACTGGGAGTTAGCAATCGCGAAATGAGCTTGCTGGTGGGAATATCGGAAAGCACCTTACAGCGACGTTATCGTGCAGGTAAACGCTTATCTGAACTAGAATCCCAGACAGTTTTGCAGTTAGCCGAACTATGGAGCCGCGGTATGGAAATTTTTGAAAGTGAAACTGATTTACGCATGTGGCTTAGAAGCGAAGTTCCTGCACTAGGGGGGCTAATTCCTATTGTCTTACTTGCAACTCCAATCGGGCGCTCTCATGTTCAGGAAGTGCTATTACGCTTAGAGTGGGGCATCTATTCATAA
- a CDS encoding enoyl-CoA hydratase-related protein, which translates to MHHYETIELEINHSIATLWLNRPEVRNAFNNHVIVELMDCLQSIEHQPEITAVVIRGRGKTFCAGADIQWMKSFSSMSHQEDFQENIHLARCFYMIYTYSKPTIALVHGAAFGGANGLLAACDMAYCLSDTKFAFSEVKIGIIPATISPYIVKRMGEFNARELMLTGRRFSGEEAAQKGLVNATFSSSEALSEYVNQISQELKSSAPGAMSNCKDLIFNITKSNNFNETIDYTARMIADARASEEGQEGMSAFLEKRKPNWVASANANVN; encoded by the coding sequence ATGCACCATTACGAAACGATAGAATTAGAAATAAACCACAGCATTGCCACGCTTTGGCTTAATCGCCCGGAGGTACGTAATGCATTTAATAATCACGTGATCGTCGAGCTGATGGACTGCCTTCAGTCTATTGAGCATCAACCGGAAATTACTGCTGTAGTTATTCGGGGACGAGGTAAGACCTTTTGTGCCGGTGCCGACATTCAGTGGATGAAGAGCTTCTCTTCTATGTCGCATCAGGAAGATTTTCAGGAAAATATTCATTTAGCTCGTTGCTTTTATATGATCTATACCTATTCCAAACCTACCATTGCGCTGGTACACGGGGCAGCGTTCGGTGGGGCAAACGGTCTGCTAGCCGCCTGTGACATGGCTTACTGCCTTAGCGATACCAAGTTTGCCTTTAGCGAAGTAAAGATTGGCATTATTCCCGCCACTATCTCTCCCTACATCGTTAAGCGAATGGGCGAATTTAATGCTCGTGAGCTAATGCTAACCGGAAGAAGATTTAGCGGAGAGGAAGCCGCTCAAAAAGGATTAGTGAATGCCACCTTCTCATCGTCAGAAGCGTTGTCAGAGTACGTCAACCAGATTAGCCAAGAGCTAAAAAGTAGTGCCCCTGGAGCCATGAGCAACTGTAAAGACCTAATATTTAATATTACTAAGAGCAATAATTTTAACGAAACCATTGACTATACCGCCCGAATGATTGCCGACGCCCGTGCCTCAGAAGAAGGACAAGAAGGTATGAGTGCTTTTCTAGAAAAACGTAAGCCCAACTGGGTAGCTAGCGCTAACGCTAATGTAAATTAA
- a CDS encoding RES family NAD+ phosphorylase, producing MLVYRIGSHRRIRDLQGTGGLYVAGRWHRKGIQLVYTSSSISLAKLEVLANSVGKIPKSMALVTLRFPDNASMQTIKAEQLVQGWYQYPYPAQLSQIAEQWLDKGDDWILCVPSAQSPTEYNYLFNPQHPQHKKLEIIDVRDELFDWRLKQ from the coding sequence ATGCTGGTCTACCGAATTGGCAGCCATCGACGCATCCGTGATCTCCAAGGTACAGGTGGTTTGTATGTAGCGGGTCGGTGGCATCGGAAGGGGATACAGCTTGTATATACTTCTTCAAGTATTTCGTTGGCTAAATTAGAAGTGTTAGCCAATAGCGTGGGAAAAATCCCTAAAAGCATGGCGTTAGTAACATTAAGATTTCCTGATAATGCCTCAATGCAAACCATAAAAGCCGAACAATTAGTCCAAGGATGGTATCAATACCCTTATCCAGCTCAGTTAAGCCAAATCGCTGAGCAGTGGTTAGATAAAGGCGATGACTGGATACTATGTGTGCCTTCAGCTCAATCACCAACTGAATATAACTATCTGTTCAATCCGCAACATCCTCAGCACAAAAAGCTAGAGATTATAGATGTACGGGATGAATTATTTGATTGGCGTTTGAAGCAATAA
- a CDS encoding PASTA domain-containing protein → MKLLSVRSWKGLLIHLGIIAGLTIAAVLIFFDMYLPSTTNHGETVTVPDLEGLHIDEINEFLTKRNLKHEVTADSGFTQEYQPLTVLTQYPLPGAKVKENRKIFLSLNAVNPPQVKMPRLIDGSVKNAALLLESYGLEIGQIKYVPDLAQNAVLEQTYDGEPIEAGTFLPKGAKIDLLVGDGLGNTTLEVPALDGLVLDEAEVVILGSGLKVGNILFRDPTLADRDPKDELQQSQDRLVIVQQRPVAGRKIRIGQEIDIWLDRQEKQEDSILDEEEESTESEIL, encoded by the coding sequence ATGAAACTTTTGAGCGTTCGTTCTTGGAAAGGCCTTCTTATCCACCTGGGTATTATCGCCGGACTTACCATTGCCGCCGTGCTGATATTCTTCGACATGTACCTCCCTTCTACCACCAATCACGGTGAAACCGTTACGGTGCCCGACTTAGAAGGGTTGCACATCGATGAAATCAATGAGTTCTTAACGAAGCGCAACCTCAAACACGAGGTAACAGCCGACTCCGGGTTCACCCAAGAATATCAACCGCTTACCGTATTAACCCAGTATCCATTGCCCGGCGCAAAAGTAAAGGAGAATCGTAAGATTTTTCTTAGCTTGAACGCAGTTAACCCGCCCCAAGTAAAAATGCCCCGATTGATTGATGGTTCGGTGAAGAATGCCGCCCTACTACTAGAAAGTTACGGTTTAGAAATTGGGCAAATTAAGTACGTACCCGATCTGGCGCAGAATGCGGTATTAGAACAGACTTACGACGGCGAGCCGATTGAAGCCGGCACGTTTCTTCCCAAAGGAGCCAAAATTGACTTATTAGTAGGCGACGGCCTCGGAAATACTACGTTAGAGGTACCCGCACTAGATGGTTTAGTGTTGGACGAAGCCGAAGTAGTTATCTTAGGGTCAGGCTTAAAAGTAGGAAATATTCTGTTCCGCGATCCAACCCTAGCCGACCGCGACCCAAAGGATGAATTACAGCAATCGCAAGATCGGCTCGTCATTGTACAACAAAGACCAGTGGCCGGGCGAAAAATTCGCATTGGTCAGGAAATCGATATTTGGCTCGACCGACAAGAGAAACAGGAAGATAGTATCTTAGATGAAGAAGAGGAATCGACCGAATCAGAAATACTTTAA
- a CDS encoding acyl-CoA dehydrogenase family protein: protein MYTNEQHDLIRQSVREFAEQEVLPVARELDKKEQFSYDLTKKIGELGLFGMMIPEKYGGQGMDYLSYIIAVEELARIDSSQAATLAAHNSLGIGPLYSFGTEEQKEKYLPQLCTGEALWAFGLTEADAGSDSRGTKTVANLEEGQWTINGSKIFITNGATDVTIGVTVQAVTGENNGKKEYSTIIVEGSNPGFDAMVMHDKLCWRASNTSQLFFDNCQVPEGNLLGERGQGSKIMLITLDAGRLSIGAMGLGLAQGAYEMAMRYAKERKQFGRSLTQFQAISFKLADMATKLELARNLLYKACWLKDTGKPFGKEAAMAKLYCSEIAKEVADDAVQIHGGYGLMGEYDVERFYRDQRILQIGEGTSEIQRLVISRHIGC, encoded by the coding sequence ATGTATACAAACGAACAACACGATTTAATTCGCCAGAGTGTGCGAGAATTTGCTGAGCAAGAGGTTTTACCGGTAGCTCGTGAACTGGACAAAAAAGAACAATTCTCTTACGACCTCACCAAAAAAATAGGGGAACTTGGACTCTTCGGTATGATGATTCCGGAAAAGTACGGTGGACAAGGAATGGATTACCTATCGTACATTATTGCGGTAGAAGAATTGGCTCGAATCGATAGCTCTCAAGCCGCTACGTTAGCTGCCCACAACTCATTAGGTATTGGCCCACTGTACAGCTTTGGTACGGAAGAGCAAAAGGAAAAATACCTACCCCAACTTTGTACGGGAGAAGCTCTGTGGGCCTTCGGGCTTACCGAAGCCGATGCTGGATCTGACTCCCGAGGCACCAAAACCGTAGCCAATCTGGAAGAAGGGCAGTGGACGATCAATGGCTCAAAAATATTTATCACGAACGGAGCTACTGACGTTACCATTGGCGTAACCGTGCAAGCAGTTACTGGGGAGAACAATGGCAAGAAAGAATACTCTACCATTATTGTGGAAGGCAGCAATCCCGGCTTTGATGCTATGGTCATGCACGATAAACTTTGCTGGCGAGCAAGCAATACCTCTCAGCTCTTTTTTGACAATTGCCAAGTGCCCGAAGGAAACTTGTTGGGCGAACGCGGACAAGGCTCTAAAATAATGCTAATAACGCTGGATGCCGGCCGACTTTCTATTGGCGCTATGGGATTAGGACTGGCTCAGGGTGCTTACGAAATGGCGATGCGCTACGCCAAAGAACGCAAACAATTCGGAAGGTCACTCACTCAGTTTCAGGCAATTTCGTTCAAGCTGGCTGACATGGCTACCAAGCTAGAACTAGCCCGCAACTTATTGTACAAAGCTTGTTGGCTAAAAGATACTGGAAAACCCTTCGGCAAAGAAGCCGCTATGGCCAAATTGTACTGCTCAGAGATTGCCAAAGAAGTAGCCGACGATGCGGTGCAGATTCACGGAGGTTATGGTTTAATGGGCGAGTACGACGTGGAACGATTCTACCGCGACCAGCGTATCCTGCAAATTGGCGAAGGTACTTCGGAGATTCAGCGGCTAGTAATTTCCCGGCATATTGGTTGCTAA
- a CDS encoding acetyl/propionyl/methylcrotonyl-CoA carboxylase subunit alpha, with product MFRKLLIANRGEIAVRIIRSAQELGIPTVAIYSDADRGTLPTTMADEAYELVGDDISSTYLNISQIISIAQQSGADAVHPGYGFLSENSTFIQACQEANITFVGPSEEAIRMMGNKLEARAFAKKLGVPVPEGITGTQEEILAQQNELPYPILAKAAAGGGGKGMRIVRSASALKDALISTSREAKAYFGDATVYIEKYLEEPRHIEFQLLGDQHGNLVHLFERECSLQRRYQKIIEEAPSPTLTPELRTRMAEAALKLGKAINYYNAGTIEFLVDTHQEFYFLEMNTRVQVEHPVTEMTTGVDIVAEQLRVAAGQKLSFTQGDLRQEGHAIECRVYAENPEQNFLPSPGKITYYHAPASVRLDTAVTGTSVIESQYDPMISKMIVYSSSREECIQRSILALEQYVIHGIETNIAYLRALLRSEDFQQNTISTKYCDEKTPEIIKHMEEEKQALDKFPVAIAGLIYNLYSSALQSTPSIWTEIGFWRHIPTVAIEIDGESVSLDIYRRDSNYEVHHNDTPHQVHNVNISDGQVDFLVDETAYTYYVSSQDDLSQQVSWKTYKFHWRRNDLMAEGRFSNKDSESSISDDRISSPMPGKVIQLNVKVGDQVKRGETLLIVEAMKMENQIIAPRDAQVKEVRVEVSGRVDKDEILIELG from the coding sequence ATGTTTCGTAAGCTACTTATTGCTAATCGGGGAGAAATCGCAGTACGGATAATCCGCTCGGCGCAAGAGTTAGGTATTCCAACAGTGGCTATTTACTCCGATGCCGACCGAGGTACCCTGCCCACCACAATGGCTGATGAGGCTTACGAGTTGGTAGGAGATGATATTAGCAGCACATACCTTAATATTTCGCAAATAATCAGTATTGCTCAACAGAGCGGAGCCGATGCCGTTCACCCCGGTTACGGATTTCTGTCCGAAAACTCAACGTTTATTCAGGCTTGTCAGGAGGCGAACATTACGTTTGTAGGTCCCAGCGAAGAGGCCATTCGCATGATGGGTAATAAGCTGGAAGCCCGGGCTTTTGCTAAAAAATTGGGCGTTCCGGTTCCCGAAGGTATCACCGGAACGCAGGAAGAAATACTAGCTCAGCAAAATGAATTGCCGTACCCAATTTTGGCTAAAGCTGCCGCTGGTGGTGGTGGTAAAGGAATGCGGATTGTTCGCTCCGCTTCGGCACTTAAAGATGCCCTGATCTCTACCAGCCGGGAGGCTAAAGCGTACTTTGGCGATGCTACCGTATATATTGAAAAGTATCTGGAAGAACCACGCCACATTGAGTTTCAGCTACTGGGCGACCAGCATGGTAATCTGGTTCATCTGTTTGAACGGGAATGTTCGCTGCAACGACGCTACCAGAAAATTATTGAAGAAGCCCCCTCTCCTACACTTACTCCTGAGCTACGAACCCGCATGGCGGAAGCCGCTTTGAAGCTGGGAAAAGCAATTAATTACTACAATGCCGGAACCATAGAGTTTTTGGTAGATACCCATCAGGAATTTTATTTTCTGGAAATGAATACCCGTGTACAGGTAGAGCATCCGGTTACGGAAATGACTACCGGAGTAGATATTGTGGCCGAGCAACTTCGGGTAGCTGCCGGACAAAAGCTCTCGTTTACCCAAGGTGACCTAAGGCAAGAGGGGCACGCTATTGAGTGTCGGGTTTATGCTGAAAATCCCGAACAAAACTTTCTTCCTTCACCCGGCAAAATCACGTACTACCACGCTCCAGCATCCGTTCGCCTAGATACCGCCGTCACGGGCACCAGCGTAATTGAAAGCCAGTACGATCCCATGATTAGTAAAATGATTGTGTATAGCTCAAGTCGTGAAGAGTGTATTCAACGCTCAATACTTGCCCTAGAGCAGTACGTAATACACGGCATTGAGACCAATATTGCTTATTTGCGGGCATTGCTTCGTTCCGAAGATTTTCAGCAAAACACCATCTCTACCAAATATTGCGATGAAAAAACGCCTGAAATTATTAAGCACATGGAGGAAGAAAAGCAAGCATTAGATAAATTTCCAGTGGCGATAGCCGGACTAATCTATAATCTTTACTCCTCAGCATTGCAATCAACCCCCAGTATTTGGACTGAGATTGGGTTTTGGCGGCATATTCCCACCGTTGCTATTGAGATAGATGGAGAGTCCGTTTCCCTCGATATTTATCGAAGAGACTCAAACTACGAGGTTCATCATAATGATACACCCCATCAAGTTCATAACGTCAACATCAGTGATGGTCAGGTAGATTTTTTGGTAGACGAAACAGCCTACACTTACTACGTTTCCAGTCAGGATGATCTGAGTCAGCAAGTTTCCTGGAAAACGTACAAGTTTCATTGGCGGCGAAACGATCTGATGGCCGAGGGACGTTTCAGTAATAAGGATAGTGAAAGTAGTATCTCGGATGACCGTATTAGTTCACCAATGCCGGGAAAAGTTATTCAGCTAAATGTGAAAGTGGGCGACCAAGTGAAGCGAGGCGAAACACTACTCATTGTAGAAGCTATGAAAATGGAAAACCAGATTATTGCTCCCCGCGATGCCCAAGTAAAAGAAGTACGAGTAGAGGTTAGCGGAAGAGTAGATAAAGATGAGATTTTGATAGAGTTAGGATGA
- a CDS encoding hydroxymethylglutaryl-CoA lyase — protein sequence MIKITECPRDAMQGIEMFIPTEDKVRYINAILQVGFDTVDFGSFVSPKAIPQMRDTAEVLTQLDLTNTDSKLLAIIGNQRGAADAVQFDEITYLGFPFSISPTFLQRNINSTVEKSFDLVKALLETCNQHNKQLVTYVSMAFGNPYGDEWNIELLLHWIDQLHLAGVRHITLADTVGIGEATHIGTALAIAIPAYQEISFGLHLHTKSTDWREKIDAAYQSGCLHYDGVLSGLGGCPMAGPDLVGNIHTRHLLNYFKEKRELEGINKNSFRQAEQVAAEIIS from the coding sequence ATGATTAAAATTACCGAGTGCCCCCGCGATGCGATGCAAGGCATCGAGATGTTCATTCCTACCGAAGATAAAGTGCGCTATATTAATGCCATTCTTCAGGTAGGATTTGATACGGTCGATTTTGGCAGTTTTGTCTCGCCCAAAGCCATACCACAGATGCGAGACACAGCGGAGGTGCTCACCCAGCTCGATCTCACAAACACTGATTCAAAACTGCTAGCGATTATCGGCAATCAGCGAGGTGCGGCTGACGCGGTGCAGTTTGATGAAATCACCTATCTGGGTTTTCCATTTTCTATTTCACCTACGTTTCTACAGCGCAATATTAATTCTACGGTAGAAAAGTCCTTCGATCTGGTAAAAGCACTGCTGGAGACATGCAATCAACACAACAAGCAGTTGGTTACCTATGTTTCTATGGCCTTCGGTAATCCTTATGGCGATGAGTGGAATATTGAACTACTGCTGCATTGGATAGACCAACTTCATTTGGCCGGAGTACGACATATTACTTTAGCCGACACCGTAGGAATCGGTGAGGCAACCCACATTGGTACGGCACTAGCCATTGCTATTCCGGCCTATCAGGAAATCAGCTTCGGACTTCATTTGCACACTAAATCTACTGACTGGCGCGAAAAGATTGATGCGGCTTACCAAAGCGGTTGCCTGCACTACGATGGCGTATTAAGCGGGCTAGGCGGTTGCCCTATGGCTGGTCCCGATCTGGTAGGCAACATTCATACTCGCCATCTGCTTAATTACTTTAAAGAAAAACGAGAGTTGGAAGGCATAAATAAAAATTCATTTAGACAAGCTGAACAGGTTGCGGCAGAGATTATTTCTTAA
- a CDS encoding carboxyl transferase domain-containing protein codes for MYVLETKINTSSAEFKEQQQAYQELMKTHRRKLHQALQGGSEKAREKHHERGKLLARERINLLVDPNTPFLELSSMAAHGMYNDEFPSAGVVSGIGIIHGKEAIISANDATVKGGTYVAESIKKHIRAQEIARENHLPCVYLVDSGGVFLPEQANVFPDRFDFGRFFYNQANLSAQGVPQIAVVMGSSTAGGAYVPAMSDEVIIVKNQGTIFLGGPPLVKAATGEEVTPEELGGADVHTSVSGVADHMAENDRHALQICRNIFETLPRPEKQFLDRQPTEEPLYDPKELYGIAPLNFKKPVDSREIIMRLVDGSKFHEFKARYGTTLVTGFAHIHGYPVGLIANNGIIFSDTSLKGTHFIELCCHRKIPILFLQNITGFMVGKEYERNGIARDGSKMVHAVATANVPKFTVVFGGSFGAGNYAMAGRAYDPRLLFMWPNARISVMGGEQAANVLLTVKEAQLKARGKEVPTEEFDRLKSEIMDKYEQEGSPYYSTARLWDDGIIDPLDTRRIVALGIAASLNKKYPDPKPGIYRM; via the coding sequence TTGTACGTATTAGAAACGAAGATTAATACCAGCTCGGCTGAATTTAAGGAACAACAACAAGCCTATCAGGAGCTGATGAAGACTCACCGCCGTAAGCTTCATCAGGCCCTCCAGGGTGGTAGTGAAAAAGCCCGCGAAAAGCACCACGAACGAGGTAAATTGTTGGCTCGGGAACGAATCAACCTATTAGTTGACCCAAACACTCCTTTTCTGGAGCTATCGTCAATGGCTGCTCATGGGATGTACAATGATGAATTTCCTTCGGCGGGGGTAGTATCGGGTATCGGTATCATTCACGGAAAAGAAGCCATTATCTCCGCTAACGATGCTACTGTAAAAGGTGGTACCTACGTCGCTGAATCCATCAAAAAACACATCCGGGCGCAAGAAATTGCGCGGGAAAATCATTTGCCCTGCGTCTACTTGGTTGACTCCGGCGGAGTATTTTTACCTGAGCAGGCCAACGTTTTTCCCGATCGTTTTGATTTTGGTCGTTTCTTCTATAATCAGGCTAACCTGTCGGCTCAAGGTGTTCCGCAAATTGCGGTAGTAATGGGTTCCAGCACTGCCGGAGGTGCTTACGTTCCGGCCATGAGCGATGAAGTAATTATTGTAAAAAATCAGGGAACAATCTTTCTAGGTGGCCCACCGTTAGTGAAAGCCGCTACGGGCGAAGAAGTGACTCCCGAAGAGCTAGGCGGAGCCGACGTACATACATCTGTTTCAGGAGTCGCTGACCATATGGCTGAGAATGACCGGCACGCATTACAAATCTGCCGTAATATTTTTGAAACATTACCTAGACCAGAAAAGCAATTTTTAGACCGTCAGCCAACCGAAGAACCGCTGTACGATCCTAAAGAACTCTACGGAATTGCCCCGCTTAATTTTAAGAAACCAGTAGATTCCCGAGAGATTATTATGCGACTGGTAGACGGCAGCAAGTTTCATGAATTTAAAGCTCGCTACGGCACTACGTTGGTCACGGGCTTCGCTCATATTCACGGTTATCCGGTAGGTCTTATCGCGAATAATGGAATTATTTTCTCTGATACTTCTCTAAAAGGCACTCACTTTATTGAACTCTGCTGCCACCGCAAAATCCCGATTTTGTTCTTGCAAAACATCACCGGATTTATGGTGGGAAAAGAGTACGAACGCAATGGTATTGCCCGCGATGGTTCCAAGATGGTACATGCCGTGGCTACCGCCAACGTGCCAAAGTTTACAGTGGTTTTTGGCGGATCATTCGGGGCGGGGAACTACGCCATGGCCGGACGGGCCTACGATCCCCGTCTACTATTTATGTGGCCTAACGCTCGTATTTCGGTGATGGGCGGCGAGCAAGCAGCCAATGTACTACTTACCGTGAAAGAAGCTCAGTTGAAAGCCCGAGGGAAAGAAGTCCCGACTGAAGAATTTGACCGCCTTAAATCTGAAATTATGGATAAATACGAGCAAGAAGGTTCACCCTACTACAGCACTGCCCGATTGTGGGATGACGGTATCATTGATCCGCTGGATACCCGTCGTATTGTGGCCCTGGGCATCGCCGCTTCCCTTAACAAAAAGTACCCCGATCCTAAACCCGGAATTTATCGAATGTAG